One stretch of bacterium DNA includes these proteins:
- the pilQ gene encoding type IV pilus secretin PilQ has translation MNATPVTERSSYLLLLRFGLGIIALSLFSACSTGLPFLNGDRTPALNGDGTPGSQDLRSSIATQGPIVISRVEEDGLGIELRGHQAPKLREADLVIRSVEESVSYAIERLSNPSRIQITLPELSLASEKYTRRVSLDELGLLKEIDLKATDEGLQLEVALNEGESSYDEDITYESEPIAGNLYVRFSQTIADTPQVTATKSARLVTEEKNHDRDPAQLTDNGQPTDGTVISELKSVRFEQAPAIGQIVVAEVDAPGVFTLEKTAPSEFVLTLEGVSHDPKAIQNLITAPSRTSKIRSVRVVQDGENTLVRVFADPLLQLEAIARSGSIVLQPVDRYLASPTRDVRAQVELEELETEQEVEEEIEASRQEETDSEEDDEQEEAADAEELLSEMTDIESEISALLDEAPRYTGRKISLDLQDTEISNALRIIAEVSNLNIIASDDVVGQVTLRLVDVPWDQALDVILKTNALDKVLEGNVMRIAPIGKLRDEREALKLAQEAEEGLEPLVVKYIRVSYAKASELQPLVETVLTERGTVAFDERTNQLIVKDIRRGVKNVAELVGRLDLRTPQVLLETQIVEANRTFSRSLGSELGFTMIQSPATGNPTGDNFPNAISIGGSVLPGQSTGSSFPASISSASGSAVSFLLDSADGTRSLDYRLTALEDEGAIRIVSRPSVATTNNQQAVIKSVEKVRVKTPSGGLSVATGAGANASGSGGVATETIEIGIILEVTPQASPDYFVLLDINAKSSTFGAERVDDIPTEIERSATSSVLVSSGQTFAMGGIYKITDSDSVSGVPFLKDIPFFGHLFRRQTVKNADEELIFFITPRIIEGSFDDAAMKVAF, from the coding sequence ATGAATGCGACTCCTGTAACGGAAAGGTCTTCGTATTTACTCCTTCTTCGGTTTGGTCTCGGAATTATAGCATTGTCCTTATTCAGTGCCTGTTCCACGGGCCTTCCATTTCTTAATGGTGATAGGACACCTGCTCTTAATGGTGATGGCACACCTGGTTCGCAAGATCTGCGGAGCTCCATAGCGACTCAAGGTCCGATTGTTATCTCTCGGGTAGAGGAAGACGGTCTCGGAATCGAACTCAGGGGACATCAGGCTCCCAAGCTGAGAGAGGCTGACCTGGTTATACGTTCTGTTGAAGAGAGTGTCAGTTATGCCATCGAACGCTTGTCAAACCCATCGCGGATTCAAATCACTCTTCCTGAGCTGTCACTTGCAAGCGAAAAGTATACCCGTCGAGTCTCACTAGATGAACTTGGGCTACTGAAAGAAATTGACTTGAAGGCCACAGATGAAGGTCTTCAGTTAGAGGTTGCTTTAAATGAGGGTGAATCGAGTTACGACGAGGATATTACCTACGAGTCAGAGCCTATTGCTGGTAATCTATACGTCCGTTTTAGTCAGACAATCGCAGATACTCCTCAAGTAACAGCAACAAAATCTGCACGGTTGGTTACAGAAGAAAAGAATCACGACCGAGATCCTGCCCAGCTTACGGATAATGGGCAGCCAACTGATGGCACTGTAATCTCAGAGTTGAAATCTGTTCGATTTGAACAAGCACCCGCTATTGGGCAGATTGTGGTTGCCGAAGTTGATGCTCCAGGCGTCTTTACCTTAGAGAAAACCGCCCCTTCAGAATTTGTACTTACCCTGGAAGGGGTATCTCACGATCCGAAGGCAATCCAAAACCTTATAACCGCTCCTTCTCGTACCTCGAAGATCCGTTCGGTGCGAGTAGTTCAGGATGGAGAGAACACACTGGTTCGAGTTTTTGCAGATCCATTACTTCAGCTTGAGGCAATTGCGCGTAGTGGAAGTATCGTGCTTCAGCCAGTTGACCGATATCTCGCTTCGCCTACACGCGATGTACGCGCTCAGGTGGAGTTAGAAGAGTTAGAGACAGAACAAGAGGTTGAAGAAGAAATAGAGGCAAGCAGACAAGAAGAGACTGATTCTGAGGAGGATGACGAGCAAGAGGAGGCGGCAGACGCTGAGGAGCTCCTCTCAGAAATGACCGATATAGAAAGTGAAATTTCAGCACTTCTCGATGAAGCTCCTCGATATACGGGAAGAAAAATTTCCCTGGATCTACAAGATACTGAAATTTCAAATGCCCTACGAATCATAGCAGAGGTTTCGAATCTTAATATTATAGCGAGCGATGATGTTGTCGGACAGGTAACACTGCGGCTTGTTGATGTTCCTTGGGATCAGGCGTTAGATGTTATTTTGAAGACAAATGCGCTCGACAAGGTCCTTGAGGGGAATGTTATGCGTATTGCTCCAATCGGAAAACTCCGTGACGAGCGAGAAGCTTTGAAGCTGGCACAGGAGGCAGAAGAAGGTCTTGAGCCACTTGTCGTGAAATATATTAGAGTTAGCTATGCAAAGGCTTCAGAGCTACAGCCACTCGTTGAGACAGTATTAACAGAACGAGGTACGGTTGCGTTCGATGAGCGCACAAACCAGCTGATCGTTAAAGATATTCGTCGTGGAGTGAAGAATGTTGCTGAGCTTGTGGGCCGGCTTGATTTAAGAACACCGCAGGTATTGCTGGAAACTCAGATTGTTGAAGCGAATCGAACCTTCTCGCGCTCACTGGGTTCTGAGCTTGGCTTTACCATGATCCAATCTCCAGCTACTGGAAATCCTACAGGCGATAACTTTCCGAATGCTATAAGTATTGGAGGTAGTGTTCTTCCAGGTCAAAGTACCGGTTCTTCTTTTCCAGCAAGCATTTCGTCAGCAAGTGGTTCAGCTGTTTCATTCCTTTTGGATAGTGCTGATGGAACTCGCTCGCTCGATTATCGATTAACTGCATTAGAGGATGAAGGTGCAATACGGATTGTGAGTCGACCCTCTGTGGCAACCACGAATAATCAGCAGGCGGTGATTAAGAGTGTTGAAAAGGTGAGAGTGAAGACGCCGAGCGGGGGGCTCTCCGTCGCAACTGGAGCGGGAGCAAACGCTTCTGGAAGTGGTGGTGTGGCCACTGAAACGATTGAAATCGGAATTATTCTTGAAGTTACACCTCAGGCGTCGCCAGACTACTTCGTTCTTCTTGATATCAATGCAAAGTCGAGCACCTTCGGAGCAGAACGTGTAGATGACATACCGACTGAGATTGAACGGAGCGCCACTTCTTCGGTGCTCGTATCAAGTGGTCAGACTTTTGCCATGGGAGGCATTTACAAGATTACTGATTCGGATAGTGTTTCTGGAGTGCCTTTTTTAAAGGATATTCCATTCTTCGGACACTTATTCCGTCGTCAGACGGTGAAGAATGCTGATGAAGAGCTGATATTTTTCATTACGCCAAGAATTATCGAGGGAAGTTTTGATGATGCGGCCATGAAAGTTGCATTTTAG
- the pilM gene encoding type IV pilus assembly protein PilM, whose product MVFKSFLKGGEALISLDIGARSVKCMQSAKHGGRLTIEKTGFARLRENPFANHVVTNTELLANAIEQCVMQDVLQDWEGELPRVVLSVPGPAVFTKKLKMQQLPYKELGENVRMEAANFIPHDIEAVKLDFHVLGEAGKNQYEILVVAVKNELIEALLTTLERVGLQPAIIDVDYFALQNIFEYSYPELRGSTVALVDLGSRYSIVNIVSGGKSLFVGDIGTGSETIADTLEELHGTTISRETDWLDDLEKTESVQSALTDESEKLAREFNRQLSFFWSAAGAEQRIEKIVLSGEAGRLPGFLAALEKITDISCEVINPFREMDFHSAINREQIEKMGAQLSIACGLSLREVGDRMLPGSL is encoded by the coding sequence ATGGTATTCAAGAGTTTTTTGAAAGGAGGGGAGGCTTTAATTAGCCTCGATATTGGAGCCCGAAGTGTTAAATGCATGCAGAGTGCCAAGCACGGTGGTCGTCTGACTATTGAAAAAACAGGCTTTGCCAGGCTACGTGAAAATCCATTCGCGAATCATGTTGTTACCAATACAGAACTTCTGGCAAATGCTATAGAGCAGTGTGTCATGCAGGATGTCTTGCAAGACTGGGAAGGCGAATTGCCGAGAGTAGTGCTCTCCGTTCCCGGACCTGCTGTCTTTACCAAAAAATTAAAAATGCAGCAGCTACCATATAAAGAGCTTGGAGAAAATGTGCGTATGGAAGCTGCTAACTTTATTCCCCATGATATTGAGGCAGTAAAGTTAGATTTTCATGTTCTTGGCGAAGCTGGGAAAAATCAATATGAGATTCTTGTTGTTGCGGTAAAAAATGAATTGATTGAAGCGCTTCTCACCACGCTTGAGAGGGTTGGGCTTCAACCTGCGATTATTGACGTTGATTATTTTGCTCTCCAGAATATCTTTGAGTATTCCTATCCTGAGCTCAGAGGATCAACAGTAGCTCTCGTTGATCTTGGTTCACGGTATTCAATTGTGAATATTGTGAGCGGCGGAAAGTCTTTGTTCGTTGGTGATATTGGCACTGGTTCAGAGACAATCGCAGATACTCTTGAGGAGCTTCATGGGACTACAATCTCGCGAGAAACCGACTGGCTTGATGATCTTGAGAAGACAGAGTCAGTCCAGAGTGCTCTGACGGATGAGTCAGAGAAGCTCGCTCGTGAATTCAATCGACAGCTCAGTTTTTTTTGGAGTGCTGCCGGAGCAGAGCAACGAATTGAGAAGATTGTTTTAAGTGGTGAAGCAGGAAGGTTGCCAGGCTTCTTGGCTGCGCTTGAAAAAATTACAGATATTTCATGTGAGGTTATTAATCCATTTCGAGAGATGGATTTTCATTCGGCTATCAATAGAGAGCAAATAGAGAAGATGGGTGCGCAGCTGAGTATTGCCTGTGGTCTTTCGTTGCGAGAGGTTGGAGATCGGATGCTTCCAGGAAGTTTGTAG
- the priA gene encoding primosomal protein N', giving the protein MRKFVRPMAASREELLVEVTLSPLSEAYTYSVPETHQSEIEIGVRVEVPLGRRIAVGFITGVLSERELQEKFQVKNIHRIVHPAPCFTPEALEFYKWIAHYYCVPLSKVLETAVPDPLPIKIQKHWFATASRDEVRGIKQKEILRILRERDVAGISHFELQQLFPKSSAILNRLQELELAIREEKKEDASSFLTHPHLAEDCLPSITLNEQQASALGAISASLNQKSYNGFLLHGITGSGKTEVYIEAAQHVLAQGGSILVLVPEIALTPQLVDRFRARLELPLAVMHSSLPKRKRWECWRAIAEGQCRIALGVRSSIFAPLHNLSLIIVDEEHDSSYKQGDGFRYNARDLALVRAKLCGATTILGSATPSVESFYNASQKKIGYLRLKERPYQTKQHSYEIVNLGRIKKGEMVSESISPQLFSAIQETLIRGEQVFLLYNRRGFARYLQCNTCGESVFCPNCSVPLTYHQYGQKLLCHYCSFTMEPPQDCKSCMERTDLESTPLLELRGSGTQKLFEELEELFPNVSIARLDRDSADSLSELESILHGVRDGSIQILAGTQMIAKGHDLPGVTLVGVIDCDVGLHMPDFRAAERVFQLLTQAGGRAGRREIPGRVILQTRLPNHFSIALTTEEDYHSFAKRELSLRKKLLYPPFRKLVRVVCSAAEEQLPIEQLRTMRLMIQQWCEAHAISIECLGPSPAPIEKVKALFRAHLLLRSEKSSELRKLVSIMKKHIKVPVNIRVTYDMDPQDML; this is encoded by the coding sequence ATGCGGAAATTTGTGAGACCAATGGCAGCATCGAGAGAAGAATTGCTTGTAGAAGTCACCCTATCGCCTCTTTCAGAGGCTTACACATATTCCGTGCCAGAGACTCATCAATCGGAAATAGAAATTGGCGTGCGGGTAGAAGTCCCTCTTGGTCGACGAATTGCGGTGGGATTTATTACGGGGGTGCTATCCGAGAGAGAGCTACAAGAAAAGTTTCAAGTAAAAAATATTCATCGTATTGTGCATCCCGCTCCCTGCTTCACGCCTGAAGCTCTCGAATTCTACAAATGGATTGCTCATTACTACTGCGTACCACTCAGTAAAGTTCTTGAAACCGCAGTCCCAGATCCATTGCCGATTAAAATTCAAAAACATTGGTTTGCAACTGCTTCGCGCGATGAGGTTAGGGGAATTAAACAGAAAGAGATTCTCCGTATTCTTCGCGAGCGAGATGTGGCTGGCATCTCTCATTTTGAGCTTCAACAGCTCTTTCCGAAATCTTCAGCCATCTTAAATCGACTTCAAGAACTTGAACTCGCCATCCGAGAAGAGAAAAAGGAAGACGCATCTTCGTTTCTTACCCATCCCCACCTCGCAGAAGATTGCTTGCCCTCTATTACCCTCAATGAACAGCAGGCATCTGCTCTAGGAGCCATCTCGGCATCTCTCAACCAAAAGTCATATAATGGCTTTTTGCTCCATGGGATAACTGGTAGCGGAAAAACTGAGGTATATATTGAAGCAGCTCAGCACGTCCTCGCACAGGGTGGCTCTATTCTGGTTTTAGTCCCTGAAATTGCACTTACTCCTCAGCTTGTTGATCGTTTTCGTGCTCGCCTGGAGCTGCCCCTTGCAGTAATGCACAGCAGCCTGCCGAAACGAAAGCGTTGGGAATGCTGGCGTGCAATCGCTGAGGGACAATGTCGGATTGCACTGGGTGTCCGATCAAGCATTTTTGCTCCCCTCCATAATCTCTCACTTATCATCGTGGACGAAGAACATGACTCTTCTTACAAACAAGGAGACGGATTCAGATATAATGCGCGAGACTTAGCCTTAGTTCGCGCAAAACTCTGTGGTGCTACTACTATTCTCGGAAGCGCAACTCCTTCTGTTGAATCGTTCTATAATGCATCTCAAAAGAAAATTGGATATCTCAGATTAAAAGAGCGTCCCTACCAGACCAAACAACATTCATATGAAATCGTAAATCTTGGCCGGATAAAAAAGGGAGAAATGGTATCAGAAAGCATCTCTCCACAACTATTTTCAGCAATTCAAGAAACACTGATTCGAGGGGAGCAAGTTTTTCTCCTGTATAATCGGAGAGGTTTTGCTCGCTATCTGCAATGTAATACATGTGGAGAGTCCGTATTCTGTCCTAACTGCTCTGTGCCTCTTACCTATCACCAATATGGCCAAAAACTTCTTTGTCACTACTGCTCTTTTACTATGGAACCGCCCCAAGACTGCAAAAGTTGTATGGAGAGAACCGACCTTGAGAGCACTCCCCTTTTGGAACTACGCGGTTCTGGAACACAAAAACTTTTTGAAGAACTCGAAGAGCTGTTTCCAAATGTCTCGATAGCACGACTCGACCGTGATAGTGCCGACTCACTTTCGGAGCTTGAATCTATTTTACACGGAGTACGAGATGGCAGTATCCAAATTCTCGCAGGCACACAAATGATTGCAAAAGGGCACGATCTGCCTGGAGTGACTTTAGTTGGTGTCATTGACTGTGACGTAGGCTTACATATGCCCGATTTTAGAGCAGCAGAGCGTGTCTTCCAACTTCTTACCCAAGCAGGCGGGCGCGCCGGAAGACGTGAAATCCCCGGGCGAGTCATTCTTCAAACACGGCTACCAAATCACTTCAGCATTGCGCTGACTACCGAAGAGGACTACCACTCTTTTGCAAAACGAGAACTCAGCCTGAGAAAGAAGCTACTCTATCCTCCATTTCGTAAGCTCGTCCGTGTAGTGTGTTCGGCCGCAGAAGAACAACTTCCTATTGAACAACTGCGCACTATGCGCTTAATGATCCAGCAGTGGTGCGAAGCTCATGCGATATCCATTGAATGTCTCGGCCCCTCGCCTGCTCCGATTGAGAAAGTCAAAGCTCTTTTTCGTGCCCATTTACTTTTGAGAAGCGAGAAGTCGAGCGAACTCAGAAAGCTCGTTTCTATTATGAAAAAGCATATAAAAGTCCCGGTAAATATTCGCGTGACCTATGACATGGATCCTCAAGATATGCTCTAG
- a CDS encoding VWA domain-containing protein has protein sequence MAYLSFGEIFETHNCLRQAHARLVAICSGTTRFRLSRFFYYPLIVLLCAYFLALSAHAEDAEKQESSRETLDAILVLDASASMRITDPDRLRDEGAKLFSQFLKEGDRLAIIEFDARARVLRSLDDYHPIQIPEIEKVVEKVSDVGVYTDPVSGIVEAKKLLDENPRSGAKKAIILLSDGKLDPDPQWATPEGLRDGLMYKLLPELKRQNITLHTLALSPEADKDLLAEMAQATGGYSWYSESPEGVHEAFTELFLVVKKPQIVPMTTKGFAIDADVQQATFYVNLEQGHNPAEALSVRTPSGYVYSAENLGSGMKWFATKQFEVITVDKPEVGKWQIIGLEEDEGFATVLTDLKLITDWPSSLLAGTKRVLKARLYDRDKPVVLPEMTSVTTYAFQITPTDRVSQPIISELLKDDGEGEDERPDDGVFSALVELDTPGDYQLKLLAKSPTFERQQTIPFRLKPRLINLSVVPIEQVADVSVGRVGGLMIDHFRVTLNPEVSALSNITIRLIAVDEQQELIELPIQRHPDGGLRYEVSSSELLVPGTYQIQASITGETRKGIVRGTSQVVRYERTRIDVERDKPPLAESKEDAVEESSAPSLLLSLLVGLVCLGTAGGCYFVLKNKKQPEEDDVPSFEVDSEITKAMLELQAAAEVSELDANDPALEGMESEPIEAETSVKEVAEEASGEVSQETSTEEDAESSEAVEESSAEEAESEEETSEQDIPETAQDEPTQGSEESDGVQSDQSPESSEEDDVSQEEEIEEVADNPEEESKETP, from the coding sequence ATGGCGTATTTATCTTTCGGAGAAATATTTGAGACACATAACTGCTTGAGACAAGCTCATGCACGGCTTGTTGCGATTTGTAGTGGTACAACGCGGTTCCGTTTATCAAGATTTTTTTATTACCCCCTCATAGTGCTTCTGTGTGCGTATTTCTTGGCGCTCTCTGCGCATGCGGAAGATGCAGAAAAGCAGGAGTCTTCGCGAGAGACCCTTGACGCGATATTAGTGCTTGATGCTTCTGCAAGTATGCGGATTACTGACCCAGATCGACTGCGAGACGAAGGAGCAAAACTTTTTTCGCAATTTTTGAAGGAGGGTGATCGGCTTGCGATTATTGAATTCGATGCTCGGGCACGAGTCTTGCGCTCCCTTGACGACTACCATCCTATTCAGATTCCAGAAATTGAGAAGGTAGTAGAGAAAGTAAGTGATGTAGGTGTGTACACCGATCCAGTATCTGGAATTGTAGAAGCAAAAAAGCTACTCGATGAAAACCCACGTTCTGGGGCAAAGAAAGCGATTATTTTGCTTTCTGATGGAAAGCTTGATCCTGATCCACAATGGGCAACGCCAGAAGGGTTGCGAGATGGGCTTATGTATAAGCTTCTGCCTGAGTTAAAGCGACAAAATATCACGCTTCATACCCTGGCTCTCTCCCCAGAAGCGGATAAAGATTTGCTTGCTGAAATGGCTCAAGCAACGGGTGGATATAGTTGGTACTCCGAGTCTCCCGAGGGTGTTCACGAGGCATTTACCGAGCTTTTTCTCGTTGTCAAAAAGCCGCAGATTGTTCCCATGACGACAAAGGGTTTTGCGATTGATGCTGATGTTCAGCAAGCAACCTTTTATGTCAATTTAGAGCAGGGACACAATCCAGCAGAGGCACTCTCAGTTCGTACTCCATCGGGCTATGTCTATTCAGCAGAAAACCTGGGCTCTGGGATGAAGTGGTTTGCTACCAAGCAGTTTGAGGTGATTACGGTAGACAAGCCAGAGGTTGGAAAATGGCAGATTATCGGTCTTGAGGAAGATGAGGGATTTGCAACGGTATTAACAGACTTGAAGTTGATTACCGATTGGCCTTCTAGTCTCCTAGCTGGAACCAAGAGAGTGCTAAAAGCGCGCCTCTATGATCGTGATAAGCCTGTGGTACTGCCAGAGATGACCAGTGTCACTACATACGCTTTTCAGATTACTCCAACTGATAGAGTCTCCCAGCCAATTATTAGCGAACTTCTTAAGGATGATGGAGAGGGTGAAGATGAGCGGCCTGATGATGGTGTTTTTTCAGCACTTGTTGAGCTTGATACCCCTGGTGATTATCAACTGAAGCTTTTGGCAAAAAGTCCAACTTTTGAAAGGCAGCAAACCATACCGTTTCGTTTGAAGCCAAGGCTTATTAATCTCTCGGTAGTTCCGATTGAGCAAGTTGCTGACGTGTCAGTGGGAAGAGTTGGTGGGCTCATGATTGATCACTTCAGAGTCACCTTAAATCCTGAGGTTTCAGCTCTTAGTAATATAACCATTCGTTTAATAGCCGTTGATGAGCAACAAGAGCTTATTGAACTCCCCATTCAACGGCATCCAGATGGTGGATTGCGATATGAGGTATCTTCATCCGAGTTGCTTGTCCCAGGCACGTATCAGATCCAAGCAAGTATCACGGGAGAGACCCGTAAGGGCATAGTAAGAGGGACAAGCCAAGTTGTTCGGTATGAGCGAACACGCATCGATGTTGAGCGAGATAAACCACCTTTAGCAGAGTCAAAGGAAGATGCGGTTGAAGAATCGAGTGCTCCTTCGCTCTTACTCTCGCTCCTTGTTGGGCTTGTCTGCCTCGGAACTGCGGGAGGATGCTATTTCGTCTTAAAGAACAAAAAACAGCCAGAAGAAGATGATGTGCCGTCTTTTGAGGTTGACTCGGAGATCACGAAGGCCATGTTAGAGCTGCAAGCAGCAGCCGAGGTAAGCGAGCTGGATGCAAATGACCCTGCTCTCGAGGGAATGGAAAGCGAGCCAATAGAGGCAGAGACTTCCGTAAAAGAGGTAGCCGAAGAAGCTTCAGGAGAAGTAAGTCAAGAAACCTCTACCGAAGAGGATGCAGAATCTTCAGAAGCGGTTGAGGAGTCTTCAGCAGAAGAAGCTGAGAGCGAGGAAGAAACATCGGAGCAGGATATACCAGAGACCGCTCAGGATGAGCCAACTCAAGGGAGTGAGGAGAGTGATGGCGTGCAGTCTGATCAGTCTCCTGAATCATCGGAAGAGGATGATGTATCCCAAGAGGAAGAGATTGAAGAGGTTGCTGATAACCCGGAAGAAGAGAGCAAAGAAACCCCGTAA
- a CDS encoding peptidylprolyl isomerase yields MRFFSNILSIFLLLPAFLALLGPHTVLSEEQVPFQLPSPSQLQRLKTAVLDTSRGRIVFELYPEKAPWHVANFKYLADKNFYDGIQFHIHQDGKIIQGGTPDPKDPDAGPGYSLPPEFNGLPHKRGTLGMARKPDLLNPYRSSHGSQFHILLTDASKMDGSFTVFGQIIEGLDIADSLGKGDTIHSLIVYLKP; encoded by the coding sequence ATGCGGTTTTTCTCAAATATCCTCTCTATTTTCCTTCTCCTTCCCGCATTTCTAGCTCTCTTAGGACCACACACCGTCTTATCAGAGGAGCAAGTGCCTTTCCAATTACCGTCTCCAAGTCAGTTACAACGGCTAAAGACTGCTGTACTCGATACATCACGGGGTAGAATCGTATTTGAGCTGTATCCGGAAAAAGCCCCCTGGCATGTTGCAAACTTCAAATATCTTGCAGATAAAAATTTCTACGACGGAATTCAATTTCACATCCATCAGGATGGCAAGATAATACAAGGAGGCACCCCAGATCCGAAAGATCCTGATGCTGGCCCTGGTTATAGCCTTCCTCCTGAATTCAATGGTCTTCCCCATAAGCGTGGCACCCTTGGCATGGCGCGCAAACCTGATCTCTTAAATCCATACCGCAGCTCACACGGTAGTCAGTTTCACATTCTCCTAACAGATGCCAGTAAAATGGACGGTTCATTTACCGTCTTTGGGCAAATTATTGAGGGTCTTGATATTGCCGATTCCTTGGGCAAGGGAGATACCATTCACTCGCTGATTGTATATTTAAAGCCGTAG